A part of Fundulus heteroclitus isolate FHET01 chromosome 23, MU-UCD_Fhet_4.1, whole genome shotgun sequence genomic DNA contains:
- the tdo2a gene encoding tryptophan 2,3-dioxygenase A, whose translation MSGCPYFERKHLLFKGKTTDESDDDAQAGVNKAAKGGIIYEEYLLLDKITNAQVLQSELNGNKIHDEHLFIVTHQAYELWFKQILFELDSVREIFISGHVRDERNMLKVNNRIHRIVMIFRLLVDQFAVLETMTALDFFDFREYLSPASGFQSLQFRLLENKIGVPDNLRVPYNRRHYKDFFKGHESEMLLETEQEPTLLKLVEEWLERTPGLEVDGFNFWERLRINIFEGLTLKEKKIEKMPESEEKEELMAELVKLRDLFTSLFDEKRHDHLVSKGERRLSYKALQGALMINFYREEPRFQVPFQLLTSLMDIDTLMTKWRHNHVCMAHRMIGSKNGTGGSSGYHYLRSTVSDRYKVFVDLFNLATFLVPRDWVPKLNPNVHTFLYMAECVDSSYCSSEDSD comes from the exons ATGAGTGGATGCCCGTACTTTGAGAGGAAGCATTT GTTATTCAAAGGCAAAACTACTGATGAAAGTGACGATGACGCGCAGGCAGGGGTAAACAAGGCCGCAAAAGGAGGAATCATCTATGAAGAATACCTGCTG CTGGACAAAATAACCAATGCTCAGGTGTTGCAAAGTGAACTGAACGGCAATAAGATCCATGATGAACATCTTTTCATCGTCACACATCAAG CCTACGAGCTGTGGTTCAAACAGATTCTATTTGAGCTGGATTCAGTGCGGGAGATCTTCATCAGCGGCCAC GTCAGAGATGAACGCAACATGCTCAAAGTCAACAATCGGATCCACAGGATCGTCATGATCTTCAGACTCTTGGTCGACCAATTTGCAGTTCTGGAAACGATGACGGCTCTGGATTTCTTTGACTTCAG GGAGTACCTGTCCCCTGCCTCTGGGTTCCAAAGCCTTCAGTTTCGACTTCTGGAGAACAAGATCGGGGTGCCGGACAACCTGAGGGTTCCTTACAACAGACGTCATTATAAGGACTTCTTTAAGGGCCACGAGAGTGAGATGCTTCTAGAGACCGAACAAGAGCCGACGCTTCTGAAGCTAGTGGAG GAGTGGCTGGAGAGAACGCCCGGCTTGGAAGTGGATGGATTCAATTTCTGGGAGAGGCTGAGAATCAATATATTTGAGGGGCTGACTCTCAAGGAGAAGAAAATCGAG aaAATGCCAGAGtcggaggagaaggaggagctgATGGCTGAGCTCGTCAAACTGAGAGACCTCTTCACGTCCCTGTTTGATGAAAAGCGTCACGACCACCTGGTCAGCAAAG GTGAAAGGCGGCTGTCTTACAAGGCTTTGCAAGGTGCTCTGATGATCAACTTCTACAG GGAAGAGCCGAGGTTCCAGGTCCCCTTCCAGCTGCTCACGTCCCTCATGGACATCGACACCCTCATGACAAAATGGAGAC ACAACCACGTGTGCATGGCACACCGGATGATTGGCAGCAAGAACGGAACAGGAGGCTCATCCGGCTACCACTACTTAAGATCCACTGTCAG TGACCGCTACAAAGTGTTCGTGGATCTGTTTAACCTGGCGACGTTCCTGGTGCCTCGTGACTGGGTGCCCAAGCTGAACCCCAACGTTCACACCTTCCTGTACATGGCCGAGTGCGTGGACAGCTCCTACTGCAGCAGCGAGGACTCCGACTAG